One stretch of Streptomyces sp. R21 DNA includes these proteins:
- a CDS encoding TetR/AcrR family transcriptional regulator C-terminal ligand-binding domain-containing protein → MTSQAAEVPETVTNSRRSKITPEREKEFYDAVIDHIRESGYDALTMEGVAASTRCSKSTLYRQWKTKPQFVAAALRANRCVRFGGIDTGSLAGDLREVARAACEWSGNDTTSLFQALGHAVLQDEELQKALREAIVEPEVAALQVMIRRGVDRGEIAADHPALEYVPGLLFGALRVRPVLVGKPADAAYLTRFVEAVVIPALGLT, encoded by the coding sequence ATGACGTCGCAGGCAGCGGAGGTACCGGAGACGGTCACCAACTCGCGCCGCTCCAAGATCACGCCCGAGCGTGAGAAGGAGTTCTACGACGCCGTGATCGATCACATCCGCGAGTCCGGCTATGACGCCCTGACCATGGAGGGCGTGGCCGCCAGCACCCGGTGCAGCAAGTCCACGCTCTACCGGCAGTGGAAGACGAAGCCGCAGTTCGTGGCCGCCGCGCTGCGCGCCAACCGGTGTGTGCGCTTCGGGGGCATCGACACCGGCTCGCTCGCCGGTGACCTGCGCGAGGTGGCCCGGGCGGCCTGCGAATGGTCGGGCAACGACACGACCAGCCTGTTCCAGGCGCTCGGTCATGCCGTGCTCCAGGACGAGGAACTGCAGAAGGCGCTGCGTGAGGCGATCGTGGAGCCCGAAGTCGCCGCGCTCCAGGTGATGATCCGCCGTGGCGTCGACCGGGGCGAGATCGCGGCCGACCACCCGGCGCTGGAGTACGTCCCCGGGCTGCTGTTCGGCGCCCTGCGTGTGCGTCCCGTCCTGGTGGGAAAGCCCGCGGATGCGGCATATCTCACACGGTTCGTGGAGGCGGTCGTGATCCCGGCACTGGGCCTCACCTGA
- a CDS encoding phosphatase PAP2 family protein has protein sequence MESRTEPAESEPDASIRRPSSRNTATRPPLIRELLLVVGLFAVYEFGRRLGTGHTGEAFHNADRVWDLERTLHLPGEGAVQTALLHSDTLVHIANTYYATVHFPATAAFLVWLYLRRPTHYVWARRVLAVLTAAALVLHLTFPLAPPRLLAAAGLVDTGQVYGPTVYGAAPATDSMANQFAAMPSLHFGWALMVAIGLIAATRSRWRWLWLLHPLVTLTVIVGTANHYWLDAIVATALLGIALAVILPRTSSGGTPISLRSPHRTATTAGRAQELVGADDSVQEAPELVGAGR, from the coding sequence ATGGAATCCCGAACCGAGCCTGCAGAATCCGAGCCGGACGCGTCGATACGGCGGCCGTCGTCGCGGAACACCGCAACGCGGCCGCCGCTGATCCGTGAGCTCTTGCTCGTCGTCGGCCTCTTCGCCGTCTACGAGTTCGGCCGGCGGCTGGGCACCGGCCACACCGGTGAGGCCTTCCACAACGCGGACCGCGTGTGGGACCTGGAGCGCACCCTGCACCTGCCGGGCGAGGGCGCCGTGCAGACCGCACTGCTGCACAGCGACACCCTGGTGCACATCGCGAACACCTACTACGCGACGGTGCACTTCCCGGCCACCGCGGCCTTCCTGGTCTGGCTCTACCTGCGCCGCCCCACGCACTACGTCTGGGCCCGCCGGGTGCTCGCCGTACTCACCGCCGCCGCCCTGGTACTGCACCTCACCTTCCCGCTGGCCCCGCCCCGGCTGCTCGCCGCGGCCGGCCTGGTGGACACCGGGCAGGTCTACGGGCCGACGGTGTACGGCGCGGCGCCGGCGACCGACTCGATGGCGAACCAGTTCGCGGCGATGCCCTCGCTGCACTTCGGCTGGGCCCTGATGGTGGCGATCGGCCTGATCGCCGCGACCCGGTCCCGCTGGCGCTGGCTGTGGCTGCTGCATCCGCTGGTCACCCTGACGGTGATCGTCGGCACCGCGAACCACTACTGGCTCGACGCGATCGTGGCGACCGCCCTGCTCGGCATCGCCCTCGCCGTGATCCTCCCCCGGACTTCGTCCGGGGGGACCCCCATCTCGCTTCGCTCGCCGCACCGCACGGCCACCACGGCGGGGCGCGCGCAGGAACTCGTCGGCGCCGACGACTCCGTACAGGAAGCACCGGAACTCGTGGGAGCGGGACGATGA
- a CDS encoding phospholipid scramblase-related protein encodes MTTHSNTPAGWFPDPQGASQTLRYWDGSQWTEHTSPAQQAQQAQAAQQVPQQAAGPDPRVQQQVHQQAGVAAGAAGGGTLFTEPVLVVNQKAKLIEVTNEYKVMDQNGNQLGTVTEVGQSALKKVLRFVSSLDQFMTHRLEIRDAYGQPQLLLTRPAKFLKSRVVVSRPDGSPVGEIVQENMIGKINFAMNVDGQKVGAIKAENWRAWNFAIVDHADNEVARITKTWEGLAKTMFTTADNYVLQIHFQLPEPLLSLVVATALTVDTALKQDSRGLG; translated from the coding sequence GTGACCACGCATTCGAACACTCCTGCCGGTTGGTTCCCGGATCCGCAGGGAGCGTCCCAGACGCTGCGCTACTGGGACGGTTCCCAGTGGACCGAGCACACCAGCCCGGCCCAGCAGGCCCAGCAGGCCCAGGCGGCCCAGCAGGTGCCGCAGCAGGCTGCCGGTCCCGACCCGCGCGTGCAGCAGCAGGTGCATCAGCAGGCGGGGGTCGCGGCCGGTGCCGCCGGCGGCGGCACCCTGTTCACCGAGCCGGTCCTGGTGGTGAACCAGAAGGCCAAACTGATCGAGGTGACCAACGAGTACAAGGTCATGGATCAGAACGGCAACCAGCTCGGTACCGTCACCGAGGTCGGGCAGAGCGCGCTGAAGAAGGTGCTGCGCTTTGTCTCCAGCCTCGACCAGTTCATGACGCACCGGCTGGAGATCCGTGACGCGTACGGCCAGCCGCAGCTGCTGCTGACGCGGCCCGCGAAGTTCCTCAAGTCGCGGGTGGTCGTGTCGCGTCCGGACGGCTCGCCGGTGGGCGAGATCGTCCAGGAGAACATGATCGGGAAGATCAACTTCGCGATGAACGTCGACGGTCAGAAGGTCGGGGCGATCAAGGCGGAGAACTGGCGCGCCTGGAACTTCGCGATCGTCGACCACGCGGACAACGAGGTCGCCCGGATCACCAAGACCTGGGAAGGTCTGGCGAAGACCATGTTCACCACCGCGGACAACTACGTCCTGCAGATCCACTTCCAGCTCCCCGAGCCCCTGTTGAGCCTCGTCGTGGCGACGGCCCTGACCGTCGACACGGCCCTCAAGCAGGACTCCCGCGGGCTGGGCTGA
- a CDS encoding phosphocholine-specific phospholipase C translates to MPQVNRRRFLQLAGGTAAFTALSDSIARAASLPAAHRSGTIEDVEHIVVLMQENRSFDHYFGSLRGVRGFGDPRPATTEPGAKPVWYQSDGTKDVLPFHPDADDLGLAFIQDLPHGWNDGHAAFNQGKYDKWVPSKSATTMAYLNRDDIPFHYALADSFTICDAYHCSFIGSTDPNRYYMWTGYTGNDGSGGGPVLGNDEKGYDWTTYPERLEAAGVSWKIYQDVGDGLDANGSWGWINDAYRGNYGDNSLLYFNKYRNAKPGDPLYDKARTGTDARKGEGFFDQLKADVKGGTLPKISWVVAPEAFTEHPNWPANYGAWYIAQVLDALTSNPEVWGKTALFITYDENDGFFDHLVPPFPPQSAAQGKSTVDVGPDLFKGDAGHVAGAYGLGQRVPMLVVSPWSKGGYVCSETLDHTSIIRFMERRFGVHEPNISPWRRAISGDLSAAFDFSCKDTRPATLPDTAGYQPPDHDRHPDYVPAPPANPALPKQEPGSRPARPLKYAPLVDGSADPAAGKYTLTFASGAKAGAAFLVTSGNRTDGPWTYTTEAGKTVSDAWNSAYSNGSYDLTVHGPNGFLRTFKGPGKAAGPEVTARHVGNDVELTFTNKGSGTVNLKLTSGYGGKAQVFKVRAGATVKQTVDLRASRRWYDLTVVSDADATFLRRFAGHVENGRPGVSDPAIVTG, encoded by the coding sequence ATGCCCCAAGTGAATCGGCGCCGTTTCCTCCAACTCGCGGGCGGCACCGCGGCGTTCACCGCGCTGTCGGACAGCATCGCCAGAGCCGCGTCCCTGCCCGCCGCGCACCGCAGTGGCACGATCGAGGACGTCGAGCACATCGTCGTCCTGATGCAGGAGAACCGGTCCTTCGACCACTACTTCGGCTCGCTGCGGGGCGTCCGCGGCTTCGGTGACCCGCGTCCGGCGACGACCGAGCCCGGCGCCAAGCCGGTCTGGTACCAGTCCGACGGCACCAAGGACGTGCTGCCCTTCCACCCCGACGCCGACGACCTGGGCCTCGCCTTCATCCAGGACCTGCCGCACGGCTGGAACGACGGACATGCCGCCTTCAATCAGGGCAAGTACGACAAATGGGTGCCGTCCAAGTCGGCGACCACCATGGCGTATCTGAACCGCGACGACATCCCGTTCCACTACGCGCTCGCCGACAGCTTCACCATCTGCGATGCGTACCACTGCTCCTTCATCGGCTCCACCGACCCGAACCGCTACTACATGTGGACGGGCTACACGGGCAACGACGGCTCCGGCGGCGGCCCGGTCCTCGGCAACGACGAGAAGGGGTACGACTGGACGACGTACCCCGAGCGCCTCGAAGCGGCCGGGGTCTCCTGGAAGATCTACCAGGACGTCGGCGACGGCCTCGACGCGAACGGCTCCTGGGGCTGGATCAACGACGCCTACCGCGGCAACTACGGCGACAACTCCCTGCTGTACTTCAACAAATACCGCAATGCCAAGCCCGGCGACCCCCTCTACGACAAGGCCCGAACCGGCACCGACGCCCGCAAGGGCGAGGGCTTCTTCGACCAGTTGAAGGCCGACGTCAAGGGCGGCACCCTGCCGAAGATCTCCTGGGTCGTCGCCCCCGAGGCCTTCACCGAGCACCCCAACTGGCCCGCGAACTACGGCGCCTGGTACATCGCCCAGGTCCTGGACGCGCTCACCTCCAACCCCGAGGTGTGGGGAAAGACGGCGCTGTTCATCACGTACGACGAGAACGACGGCTTCTTCGACCACCTCGTGCCGCCCTTCCCGCCGCAGTCCGCCGCGCAGGGCAAGTCCACGGTCGACGTCGGTCCTGACCTCTTCAAGGGCGACGCCGGTCATGTCGCCGGGGCCTACGGCCTCGGTCAGCGGGTGCCGATGCTCGTCGTCTCGCCCTGGAGCAAGGGCGGTTACGTCTGCTCCGAGACGCTCGACCACACCTCGATCATCCGGTTCATGGAGCGTCGCTTCGGCGTGCACGAGCCCAACATCTCGCCCTGGCGGCGCGCGATCAGCGGCGACCTCAGCGCCGCCTTCGACTTCAGCTGCAAGGACACCCGGCCGGCCACCCTGCCCGACACCGCGGGCTACCAGCCGCCGGACCACGACCGCCACCCCGACTACGTGCCGGCCCCGCCCGCCAACCCCGCCCTGCCCAAGCAGGAGCCCGGCTCGCGCCCGGCCCGCCCCCTCAAGTACGCGCCCCTGGTGGACGGTTCGGCGGACCCGGCGGCCGGAAAGTACACGCTCACCTTCGCCTCGGGGGCCAAGGCGGGCGCGGCCTTCCTCGTCACCTCCGGCAACCGCACCGACGGCCCATGGACGTACACCACCGAGGCGGGCAAGACCGTCTCCGACGCCTGGAACTCGGCGTACTCGAACGGCTCGTACGACCTCACCGTGCACGGCCCGAACGGCTTCCTGCGCACCTTCAAGGGCCCCGGCAAGGCCGCTGGCCCCGAGGTGACCGCGCGGCACGTCGGAAACGACGTGGAGCTGACCTTCACCAACAAGGGCTCCGGCACGGTGAATCTGAAGCTCACCAGCGGCTACGGCGGGAAGGCGCAGGTGTTCAAGGTGCGCGCGGGCGCCACCGTGAAGCAGACCGTGGACCTGCGGGCGAGCAGGCGCTGGTACGACCTGACCGTCGTGTCCGACGCCGACGCAACGTTCCTGCGGCGCTTCGCCGGACATGTCGAGAACGGCCGCCCCGGCGTCAGTGACCCGGCGATCGTCACCGGCTGA
- a CDS encoding Rieske 2Fe-2S domain-containing protein has protein sequence MPHMTSYARNQWYVAAYSHEVGRELLGRTILGEPLVFYRTEDDGTAVALSDRCVHRRFPLSESRLDGDRIVCGYHGFTYDTTGTCVYVPGQKRIPRTARVASYPVVEQDAFVWVWIGDPALADPGAIPRARHMDSPEWTTVSGMEPIDADYGLLVDNLLDLSHETYLHGGYIGTPEVAETPITTEVDEGAGIVRVSRHMDDAECPPFYARSTGIEGRITRWQDIEYFAPCLYLLHSRIAPVGVLPEADGSDPNAFHTEITYAITPSGDGKVYDFWAVSRDFARDDEEVTTFLRDFNHTVVMQDVEALNLLQRTLGSERAGYQELSINIDTGGLAARRILARLVEEGKKPVEKVQ, from the coding sequence ATGCCGCACATGACCTCCTACGCCAGGAACCAGTGGTACGTAGCCGCCTACTCACACGAGGTCGGGCGCGAACTGCTCGGCCGGACGATCCTCGGCGAGCCGCTCGTCTTCTACCGCACCGAGGACGACGGGACGGCCGTCGCCCTGTCCGACCGCTGTGTGCACCGCCGCTTCCCGCTGTCGGAGAGCCGGCTCGACGGGGACCGGATCGTCTGCGGATACCACGGGTTCACGTACGACACCACGGGCACCTGTGTGTACGTGCCCGGCCAGAAGCGGATTCCGCGCACGGCCCGCGTCGCCTCCTACCCGGTCGTCGAGCAGGACGCGTTCGTCTGGGTCTGGATCGGTGACCCGGCCCTCGCCGACCCGGGGGCGATCCCGCGGGCCCGGCACATGGACTCGCCGGAGTGGACCACGGTGTCCGGCATGGAGCCCATCGACGCCGACTACGGGCTGCTCGTCGACAACCTCCTCGACCTGTCCCACGAGACCTATCTGCACGGCGGGTACATCGGCACGCCCGAGGTCGCCGAGACGCCGATCACCACCGAGGTCGACGAGGGCGCGGGGATCGTACGGGTGAGCCGGCACATGGACGACGCCGAGTGCCCGCCGTTCTACGCCCGTTCGACCGGCATCGAGGGCCGGATCACGCGCTGGCAGGACATCGAGTACTTCGCGCCGTGTCTGTATCTGCTGCACAGCCGGATCGCCCCGGTCGGCGTGCTGCCCGAGGCGGACGGCAGCGATCCGAACGCCTTCCACACCGAGATCACGTACGCGATCACGCCGTCCGGAGACGGCAAGGTGTACGACTTCTGGGCGGTCTCCCGGGACTTCGCGCGGGACGACGAAGAAGTCACCACGTTCCTGCGGGACTTCAATCACACCGTGGTGATGCAGGACGTCGAAGCGCTCAATCTGCTTCAGCGGACGCTGGGTTCGGAGCGGGCCGGATACCAGGAGCTGAGCATCAACATCGACACCGGCGGTCTCGCGGCCCGCCGTATCCTCGCCCGCCTCGTCGAGGAGGGCAAGAAGCCCGTGGAGAAGGTCCAATGA
- a CDS encoding 2Fe-2S iron-sulfur cluster-binding protein, with product MTSYELELVVDRRETAADGVLVLTFRHPLGEELPAWEPGAHIDVLLGPDLERQYSLCGDPADRSVWRIAVLHEPQGRGGSAYIHGQLGEGDKVRVRSPRNHFALEPAARYRFVAGGIGITPILTMIAAAEAAGAQWTLLYGGRTRQSIAFTEELARYGDDRVRIAPQDETGLLDLDAEFADLPPDTLVYCCGPGPLLDAVEARCPTGQLHLERFAPKVQQTGPDGEFEVVLERSGQTLTVLPNVSVLETVQTAGVDVLYSCSEGTCGSCETDVLDGTPEHRDSVLSDAERETGKTMMLCVSRCQGKRLVLDL from the coding sequence ATGACCTCGTACGAACTCGAACTCGTCGTCGACCGCAGGGAGACCGCGGCCGACGGCGTGCTCGTCCTCACCTTCCGCCACCCGCTGGGCGAGGAACTCCCGGCCTGGGAGCCGGGCGCCCACATAGACGTCCTGCTCGGGCCGGACCTGGAGCGGCAGTATTCGCTGTGCGGCGATCCGGCCGACCGGTCCGTCTGGCGCATCGCGGTGCTGCACGAGCCGCAGGGCCGCGGCGGATCGGCGTACATACACGGGCAGTTGGGCGAGGGCGACAAGGTGCGTGTCCGCAGTCCGCGCAACCACTTCGCGCTGGAACCCGCCGCCCGCTACCGCTTCGTCGCGGGCGGCATCGGCATCACCCCGATCCTGACGATGATCGCCGCGGCCGAGGCGGCGGGTGCGCAGTGGACGCTGCTCTACGGCGGCCGTACGCGCCAATCGATCGCGTTCACCGAGGAGTTGGCCCGGTACGGCGACGACCGGGTACGGATCGCACCCCAGGACGAGACCGGACTGCTGGACCTCGATGCGGAGTTCGCCGATCTCCCGCCGGACACCCTTGTCTACTGCTGCGGTCCGGGACCGCTCCTTGACGCCGTCGAGGCGCGCTGCCCCACTGGGCAGCTGCACCTGGAGCGCTTCGCACCCAAGGTCCAACAGACCGGCCCGGACGGCGAGTTCGAGGTCGTGCTGGAGCGCTCGGGGCAGACACTGACCGTGCTCCCCAACGTCTCCGTGCTGGAAACCGTGCAGACCGCCGGTGTTGACGTGCTCTACTCCTGCTCCGAGGGCACGTGCGGCTCCTGCGAGACCGACGTCCTCGACGGCACGCCGGAGCACCGGGACTCGGTTCTGAGCGACGCGGAGCGGGAGACCGGCAAAACGATGATGCTCTGCGTGTCCCGGTGCCAAGGAAAGCGGTTGGTGCTGGACCTCTGA
- a CDS encoding discoidin domain-containing protein: MHSSRSVRHMPLMATVAAVALAAGMLSPTTAHSVAAAAGADLPFTSVEAESATTTGTKIGPDHTQGTLASEASGRQAVRLGGGQRVEFTVPRAANAVNVSYSVPDGQSGTLDVYVNGTKLAKTLPVTSKYSYVDTGWIPGAKTHHFFDNARLLLGRDVQAGDKVAFEATGTQVTVDVADFEQVAGAATKPSGAVSVTDKGADPSGQGDSTGAFRDAIAAAQGGVVWIPPGDYRVTSSLSGIANVTLQGAGSWHSVVHTSRFIDQSSSAGGVHLKDFAVIGEVTERVDSNPDDFVNGALGPGSSVSGMWLQHLKVGLWLMGNNDNLVVENNRILDTTADGLNLNGNARGVRVRNNFLRNNGDDALAMWSLYSPDTDSSFENNTITQPNLANGIAVYGGTNIGVKNNLVSDTNALGSGIAISNQKFLDPFSPLAGTITVSGNTLVRAGAMNPNWDHPMGALRVDSYDSAIEVTVNITGTTITDSPYSAFEFVSGGGHGYATKNITVDGATVRNTGTVVVQAESQGAAKFSNVQATSVGAAGVYNCPYPTGSGTFALTDGGGNSGWNSTWSDCSSWPQPGSGNPDPDPGRNLAKGRPATATGSQDVYTPGKAVDGDAGSYWESTNNAFPQAWTVDLGSTQPARRLVLKLPPAAVWQARTQTLSVQGSTDGSAYTTVVASHDYRFDPATGNTVTVTLPGSTNLRYLRLTVTANTGWPAAQFSEVEAYLS, encoded by the coding sequence ATGCACAGCTCCAGATCTGTCAGGCACATGCCACTGATGGCGACCGTGGCAGCCGTCGCCCTCGCCGCCGGCATGCTGAGCCCCACCACAGCACACTCCGTGGCAGCCGCCGCCGGCGCCGACCTCCCCTTCACCTCGGTCGAGGCCGAGTCCGCCACGACCACGGGTACGAAGATCGGCCCGGACCACACCCAGGGCACCCTCGCCTCGGAGGCTTCCGGACGCCAGGCCGTACGGCTCGGCGGCGGCCAGCGCGTCGAGTTCACCGTGCCCCGCGCGGCCAACGCCGTGAATGTCTCCTACAGCGTCCCCGACGGCCAGTCCGGCACCCTCGACGTCTACGTCAACGGCACCAAGCTCGCCAAGACCCTCCCCGTCACCTCCAAGTACTCCTACGTCGACACCGGTTGGATCCCCGGCGCCAAGACCCACCACTTCTTCGACAACGCCCGCCTGCTGCTCGGCCGGGACGTGCAGGCGGGCGACAAGGTGGCCTTCGAGGCGACCGGCACCCAAGTGACGGTGGACGTCGCCGACTTCGAGCAGGTCGCGGGAGCGGCGACCAAGCCGTCCGGCGCGGTCTCCGTCACCGACAAGGGCGCCGATCCCAGCGGTCAGGGCGACTCGACGGGGGCCTTCCGGGACGCCATCGCCGCCGCCCAAGGGGGAGTGGTGTGGATTCCGCCGGGCGACTACCGCGTGACCTCCTCGCTCAGCGGCATCGCGAACGTCACCTTGCAGGGCGCAGGCAGCTGGCACTCCGTCGTGCACACCTCGCGCTTCATCGACCAGAGCAGCTCGGCCGGAGGCGTCCACCTCAAGGACTTCGCGGTCATCGGCGAGGTCACCGAACGTGTCGACTCCAACCCCGACGACTTCGTCAACGGGGCTCTGGGGCCGGGCAGTTCGGTCTCCGGGATGTGGCTCCAGCACCTCAAGGTCGGCCTCTGGCTGATGGGCAACAACGACAACCTCGTCGTCGAGAACAACCGCATCCTCGACACCACCGCCGACGGCCTCAACCTGAACGGCAATGCCCGCGGGGTCCGCGTCCGGAACAACTTCCTGCGCAACAACGGCGACGACGCCCTCGCCATGTGGTCGCTCTACTCACCCGACACCGACAGCAGCTTCGAGAACAACACCATCACCCAGCCGAACCTCGCCAACGGAATCGCCGTCTACGGCGGCACGAACATCGGGGTCAAGAACAACCTGGTCTCCGACACCAACGCCCTCGGCAGCGGCATCGCGATCTCCAACCAGAAGTTCCTGGACCCGTTCTCCCCGCTCGCGGGAACCATCACCGTCTCCGGCAACACCCTCGTCCGTGCGGGCGCGATGAACCCCAACTGGGACCATCCGATGGGTGCGTTGAGGGTCGATTCGTACGACAGCGCCATCGAGGTGACCGTGAACATCACCGGCACGACGATCACCGACAGCCCCTACAGCGCCTTCGAGTTCGTGTCGGGCGGCGGGCACGGCTACGCGACCAAGAACATCACTGTCGACGGTGCGACCGTCCGGAACACCGGCACGGTCGTCGTCCAGGCCGAGTCGCAGGGCGCCGCCAAGTTCAGCAACGTCCAGGCCACCTCGGTGGGCGCGGCCGGCGTCTACAACTGCCCCTACCCGACCGGCTCCGGCACCTTCGCACTCACCGACGGCGGCGGCAACTCCGGCTGGAACAGCACCTGGTCCGACTGCTCCAGCTGGCCCCAGCCCGGCTCCGGAAACCCGGACCCCGACCCGGGCCGCAACCTCGCCAAGGGCCGCCCCGCCACGGCCACCGGCTCGCAGGACGTCTACACACCCGGCAAGGCGGTCGACGGCGACGCGGGCTCCTACTGGGAGTCGACGAACAACGCCTTCCCGCAGGCCTGGACGGTCGACCTCGGGTCGACTCAGCCCGCCCGACGGCTCGTTCTGAAACTGCCGCCCGCCGCGGTCTGGCAGGCGCGCACCCAGACCCTGTCCGTGCAGGGCAGCACGGACGGCTCGGCGTACACCACCGTGGTCGCCTCGCACGACTACCGCTTCGACCCGGCGACCGGCAACACGGTGACCGTGACGCTTCCCGGCAGCACGAACCTGCGCTATCTGAGGCTGACCGTCACCGCCAACACCGGCTGGCCCGCAGCCCAGTTCAGTGAGGTGGAGGCGTATCTGTCCTAG
- a CDS encoding glycoside hydrolase family 13 protein — protein sequence MGQPTPARKQADWWRTAVIYQVYVRSFADGDGDGTGDLAGVRAKLPHLAELGVDALWFSPWYLSPMRDGGYDVADYRAIDPAFGTLAEAEKLIAEAREAGIRTIVDIVPNHVSDQHPWFRSALAGGPERDLFHFRPGRGPNGQLPPNNWESQFGGPAWTRVPDGDWYLHLFAPEQPDLDWAHPAVRQEHEDVLRFWFDRGVAGVRIDSAALLVKDPDLPDFVEGRDPHPYVDRDELHDVYRSWRAIADAYDGIFVGEVWLPDTERFARYLRPDELHTAFNFSFLSCPWDASRLRTAIDGTLAEHAPIGAPATWVLCNHDVTRTVTRYGRADTGFDFAAKSFGTPTDLALGTCRARAAALLSLALPGAVYLYQGEELGLPEAEIPQGRIQDPMHFRSGGTDPGRDGCRVPLPWIAEAPYAGFGSREEPWLPQPEGWSAYAADRQAEDPGSMLSLYREALRVRPDFADGPLTWLTAPEGVLAFARAAGPVCVVNFADTPAELPAHSRLLLSSGPLTADGRLPQDTAAWLHL from the coding sequence GTGGGACAGCCCACCCCTGCCCGGAAACAGGCCGACTGGTGGCGCACCGCCGTCATCTACCAGGTGTACGTCCGCAGCTTCGCGGACGGCGACGGCGACGGCACCGGCGACCTCGCGGGCGTCCGCGCCAAACTCCCCCATCTCGCCGAACTCGGCGTCGACGCCCTGTGGTTCAGCCCCTGGTACCTCTCCCCGATGAGGGACGGCGGCTACGACGTCGCCGACTACCGTGCCATCGACCCGGCCTTCGGCACCCTCGCCGAAGCCGAGAAACTCATCGCCGAGGCACGGGAGGCAGGCATCCGCACGATCGTCGACATCGTGCCGAACCATGTCTCCGACCAGCACCCCTGGTTCCGCTCCGCCCTCGCCGGCGGCCCCGAACGCGATCTGTTCCACTTCCGCCCGGGACGCGGACCGAACGGCCAACTCCCGCCCAACAACTGGGAGTCCCAGTTCGGCGGACCCGCCTGGACACGCGTCCCCGACGGCGACTGGTACCTCCACCTCTTCGCCCCCGAACAGCCCGACCTCGACTGGGCACACCCCGCCGTCCGTCAGGAGCACGAGGACGTACTGCGCTTCTGGTTCGACCGGGGCGTGGCCGGCGTCCGCATCGACTCCGCCGCGCTCCTCGTCAAGGACCCCGACCTGCCCGACTTCGTCGAGGGCCGCGACCCGCACCCATACGTCGACCGCGACGAACTGCACGACGTGTACCGCTCCTGGCGGGCGATCGCCGACGCCTACGACGGCATCTTCGTCGGCGAGGTCTGGCTCCCCGACACCGAACGCTTCGCCCGCTACCTCCGCCCCGACGAGCTGCACACCGCCTTCAACTTCTCCTTCCTGTCCTGCCCTTGGGACGCGTCGCGGCTGCGGACGGCGATCGACGGCACCCTCGCCGAGCACGCCCCGATCGGCGCTCCCGCCACCTGGGTGCTGTGCAACCACGACGTGACGCGCACGGTCACCCGCTACGGACGCGCGGACACCGGCTTCGACTTCGCCGCGAAGTCCTTCGGCACCCCGACCGACCTGGCCCTCGGCACCTGCCGCGCCCGCGCCGCCGCACTGCTCTCGCTCGCCCTCCCCGGCGCCGTCTACCTCTACCAGGGTGAGGAACTCGGCCTGCCCGAGGCGGAGATACCCCAGGGCCGGATCCAGGACCCGATGCACTTCCGGTCGGGCGGCACCGATCCGGGCCGGGACGGCTGCCGGGTCCCGCTGCCATGGATCGCGGAGGCGCCGTACGCCGGTTTCGGCTCGCGGGAGGAGCCCTGGCTCCCGCAGCCCGAGGGCTGGTCCGCGTACGCCGCCGACCGCCAGGCCGAGGACCCCGGCTCGATGCTCTCCCTCTACCGGGAGGCCCTGCGCGTCCGGCCCGACTTCGCAGACGGGCCCCTCACCTGGCTGACCGCACCCGAGGGTGTCCTCGCGTTCGCCCGTGCGGCGGGCCCGGTGTGCGTCGTCAACTTCGCGGACACCCCGGCCGAGCTGCCCGCGCACTCCCGACTCCTGCTCTCCAGCGGCCCGTTGACGGCCGACGGACGGCTCCCGCAGGACACGGCGGCCTGGCTTCACCTCTGA